From a region of the Sulfuriferula plumbiphila genome:
- a CDS encoding class I SAM-dependent methyltransferase, with translation MKKNNLLDIAAFSPDLLQSPSAWLGHLPFAAWVNHEVSPKIFVELGTHYGHSYFSFCQSVVEKGIVTKCYAVDTWQGDEHAGQYNDEIFSGVNAYNEEHYAEFSQLLRMTFDDAVSYFADESIELLHIDGLHTYDAVHHDFETWLPKLAPGAVVIFHDTNVREKNFGVWKLWEELQARYPNNLEFVHSHGLGVLQLNNAQDNKKLEWLQPNSPEKQRLIHYFAALGSRQLERYDLNELRQQFALLNQAMAERDGQLALLNQAVAERDGQLALLNQAAAERDRQLALLNQAVAERDRQLAVVYTSISWRITQPLRFVDRQVKKILRIFNI, from the coding sequence ATGAAGAAAAATAATTTGTTAGATATCGCAGCGTTCTCTCCTGATTTACTTCAGTCTCCGAGCGCTTGGCTGGGGCATTTGCCTTTTGCGGCGTGGGTAAATCATGAGGTCTCCCCCAAGATATTTGTCGAACTGGGCACCCATTACGGCCATTCATACTTCTCATTCTGCCAATCAGTTGTAGAAAAGGGTATTGTAACTAAATGTTATGCCGTTGATACATGGCAGGGAGATGAACACGCTGGCCAATACAACGATGAGATTTTTTCTGGCGTAAACGCGTATAACGAAGAACACTATGCGGAGTTCTCCCAATTGTTACGGATGACCTTTGATGATGCCGTAAGCTATTTTGCGGATGAATCGATAGAATTATTGCACATTGACGGTCTGCACACCTATGATGCGGTTCACCATGATTTTGAGACTTGGTTGCCCAAACTTGCCCCCGGTGCTGTTGTCATATTTCACGACACCAATGTTCGCGAGAAAAATTTTGGGGTGTGGAAATTATGGGAAGAACTGCAAGCGCGTTACCCGAATAATTTAGAATTTGTGCATTCACACGGGCTCGGAGTGTTGCAGTTGAATAATGCTCAAGATAACAAGAAACTGGAATGGCTTCAACCCAACTCACCAGAAAAGCAAAGATTGATACATTATTTTGCTGCGTTGGGATCGCGGCAATTGGAGCGTTATGATTTAAACGAACTCAGGCAGCAGTTCGCCCTCCTCAACCAAGCCATGGCCGAACGCGATGGGCAGCTCGCCCTCCTCAACCAAGCCGTGGCCGAACGCGATGGGCAGCTCGCCCTCCTCAACCAAGCCGCGGCCGAACGCGATAGGCAGCTCGCCCTCCTCAACCAAGCCGTGGCCGAACGCGATAGGCAGCTCGCTGTTGTGTACACGTCAATTAGTTGGCGAATTACCCAACCCTTGCGATTTGTTGATCGTCAAGTTAAGAAAATTCTGCGCATATTTAACATTTAG
- a CDS encoding pteridine reductase yields the protein MQGKTVLITGGAKRVGAAICRLLHCEGANLMVHYHTSVQQARTLQDELNAIRADSVTLIQGDLLKTEAFPNMVATTVETFGSLDVLINNASSFYSTPVGEITETNWNDLIGTNLKAPLFLSQAAANELRRRHGCIVNIADIHAERPMKSYAVYSIAKAGVVGLTRSLARELGPEVRVNAVAPGPVLWPEDDAMFDELSRQRIISHTILKQAGEPEDIARAVRYLVSDAGYVTGQVLTVDGGRSVRL from the coding sequence ATGCAAGGCAAAACAGTATTGATTACGGGCGGGGCAAAACGGGTGGGCGCAGCAATCTGCCGGCTGCTGCATTGCGAGGGCGCCAACCTGATGGTGCATTACCATACCTCGGTGCAGCAGGCGCGCACACTGCAGGACGAACTCAACGCCATCCGCGCGGATTCGGTGACCCTGATCCAGGGCGATTTGCTCAAAACCGAAGCGTTCCCGAACATGGTCGCGACCACCGTGGAAACCTTTGGCAGCCTGGACGTGCTGATCAACAACGCCTCCAGTTTCTACTCCACGCCGGTAGGCGAGATCACCGAAACCAACTGGAACGACCTGATCGGCACCAACCTGAAAGCGCCGCTGTTCCTGTCGCAAGCCGCGGCCAATGAACTGCGCCGTCGCCACGGCTGCATCGTCAACATCGCCGATATCCACGCCGAGCGGCCAATGAAAAGCTACGCGGTATACAGCATCGCCAAGGCCGGCGTGGTCGGGCTGACGCGCTCGCTGGCCAGGGAGCTGGGGCCGGAAGTGCGCGTCAACGCGGTCGCGCCGGGGCCGGTCTTATGGCCTGAAGACGATGCCATGTTCGACGAGCTGTCACGCCAGCGCATCATCTCCCACACCATACTCAAACAGGCCGGCGAACCTGAAGACATCGCGCGTGCGGTGCGCTATCTGGTGTCCGATGCCGGCTATGTGACCGGGCAGGTGCTGACGGTGGACGGCGGGCGCAGCGTGCGCTTGTAA
- a CDS encoding type II toxin-antitoxin system Phd/YefM family antitoxin — MRQVAFTELRNHAKEFFDLVETGQPIRVLRNGKPIADIVPIVPDLPSWKRRTVQPLVLDGVSISKLILEDRED; from the coding sequence ATGAGACAAGTTGCTTTTACTGAACTGCGTAATCACGCCAAAGAGTTTTTCGATTTGGTGGAAACAGGCCAACCCATTCGGGTCTTACGTAATGGGAAACCTATCGCAGACATCGTGCCCATCGTACCTGACCTACCTTCATGGAAGCGCAGAACCGTACAACCGTTGGTGCTGGACGGCGTTTCAATCAGCAAGCTGATTCTCGAAGATAGGGAAGATTGA
- a CDS encoding toxin-antitoxin system TumE family protein, with product MQADTGLETLRDLNGYTMDQEGGYWVKVEAWRVPVTADIPHGIRYSLTLHEPYGKRILGYDNSHAIKPPRKFKFVGQRLPYDHKHHHAADKGVPYEFKNAYQLLADFFTEVDRVLEEARK from the coding sequence ATGCAGGCCGATACCGGACTTGAAACACTCCGGGATCTCAACGGCTATACCATGGACCAGGAGGGCGGCTACTGGGTCAAAGTCGAAGCCTGGCGAGTCCCGGTAACAGCTGATATTCCGCACGGCATCCGCTATTCGCTCACGCTGCACGAGCCGTACGGAAAGCGGATTTTGGGCTACGACAACAGCCACGCCATAAAGCCGCCCAGGAAATTCAAGTTTGTGGGTCAGCGTCTGCCGTATGATCACAAGCACCACCACGCGGCGGACAAGGGCGTCCCTTATGAATTCAAGAATGCCTACCAGTTACTGGCCGACTTTTTCACCGAAGTGGACCGCGTATTAGAGGAAGCAAGGAAATGA
- a CDS encoding HVO_A0114 family putative DNA-binding protein: MKKIAIGIMSQEKIRERMLAIAKGEYKPKPGEPKIWFTSMKSLAEVLSDENRALLNTIRDAQPQSISGLAVITGRKPGNLSRTLKTMSNYGIVEMRRENRHVRPIVKATEFQILAA; the protein is encoded by the coding sequence ATGAAAAAGATCGCAATCGGGATCATGTCCCAAGAGAAAATCCGCGAGCGCATGTTGGCAATCGCCAAGGGCGAATACAAACCCAAACCCGGCGAACCCAAAATCTGGTTCACCTCGATGAAGTCCCTGGCCGAAGTTCTGAGCGACGAAAACCGCGCCCTGCTCAACACCATTCGTGACGCACAGCCGCAATCCATCAGCGGCCTGGCTGTCATTACCGGGCGCAAACCCGGTAATCTTTCGCGTACACTGAAAACCATGTCCAATTACGGGATTGTGGAAATGCGCCGGGAGAATCGCCATGTGCGGCCCATCGTCAAGGCCACGGAATTCCAGATTCTTGCGGCATAG
- a CDS encoding glycosyltransferase, protein MFASNIPEVPYSDPWIAPLHERIKTLARGKRRVAYFYETANNSTFRYRAYNMVQVLNDDKNRDVSASYFFLNDLYRMDEIAEYADLLVICRSGYSHRINQLITRFRTQRKRVLFDIDDFVFNTSYAHLIISTLGQDTDQPEIWDYWFAYISRMGETLRLCDGAITTNDYLAARITEFSGLPVNVVPNFINKEQLNLSEMLFRSKEVSGFSRDNKICLGYFSGSPSHNLDYAIITSALEGVLENDPRIELMVVGYIEAGPELSRFGRRIKRQPFHDYVNLQRLVGSVEFNLMPLQVNDFTNCKSDLKYFEAAIAGTLSIASPSSTYAATIRDGENGYIAQAHQWASVIQRAIENIDTYPDMAATAYADVRLKYAWFNQRESILQALGME, encoded by the coding sequence ATGTTTGCTTCCAACATTCCGGAGGTGCCGTATTCGGATCCGTGGATCGCCCCGCTACATGAGCGTATTAAGACGCTTGCACGCGGCAAGCGCCGGGTAGCCTATTTTTACGAAACTGCTAATAACAGCACCTTTCGTTACCGCGCCTACAACATGGTGCAAGTTTTAAACGATGACAAGAATCGCGATGTTTCGGCCAGTTATTTCTTTTTGAACGACTTGTACCGGATGGATGAAATTGCTGAATACGCTGATCTACTTGTGATATGCAGATCAGGCTATAGCCATCGCATTAACCAGCTGATAACGAGATTTAGAACTCAACGAAAGCGCGTGCTATTTGATATAGATGACTTTGTTTTCAACACGAGCTATGCCCATCTGATCATAAGTACGCTGGGCCAGGATACCGACCAACCCGAGATATGGGATTATTGGTTTGCCTATATCAGTCGAATGGGCGAGACACTGCGCTTGTGCGATGGCGCCATCACGACTAACGACTACTTGGCTGCCAGAATCACGGAGTTTTCAGGGTTGCCGGTGAACGTGGTGCCCAACTTTATAAACAAGGAACAACTGAATCTTTCCGAGATGCTGTTTCGTAGCAAAGAAGTATCGGGGTTTTCAAGAGACAATAAAATTTGCCTCGGCTACTTTAGCGGCTCCCCATCACATAATTTGGATTATGCAATCATCACATCCGCACTGGAAGGTGTGCTGGAGAATGATCCGAGAATCGAGCTTATGGTCGTGGGATACATTGAAGCAGGGCCAGAACTGAGCCGATTTGGTCGCAGGATCAAGCGCCAGCCGTTCCACGATTATGTCAATTTGCAACGTCTCGTCGGTAGCGTCGAGTTCAATCTAATGCCCTTGCAGGTGAATGATTTCACCAACTGTAAATCCGATCTAAAATACTTTGAAGCGGCGATTGCCGGTACGCTAAGTATCGCTTCGCCTTCCAGTACCTATGCCGCTACGATCCGGGACGGAGAGAATGGTTATATCGCTCAGGCACATCAGTGGGCATCTGTTATTCAGCGGGCGATAGAGAACATCGATACGTATCCTGATATGGCCGCGACTGCTTATGCTGATGTGCGCTTAAAGTATGCTTGGTTCAACCAACGTGAAAGTATTCTCCAAGCATTGGGTATGGAATGA
- a CDS encoding ABC transporter permease: MNPHASQPTSLMALARSLWRNRQLIVQMTRREVAGRYKGSVLGLAWSFFNPVFMLVVYTFVFSEIFKSRWGGVGGDESKTQFAVILFVGMIVMSLFTEVLNRAPGLIISNVNYVKKVVFPIEILPVIAMGAALFHSLISLGVLLAAFALFNGYLHWTVIFAPLVVLPLVILTLGFGWMLASLGVFLRDVGQTIAIITTVLMFLTPIFYPITAVPERFRPFIMANPLTFIIEQAREVLIWGHLPNWMGLGIYTLVATVIAWAGYAWFQKTRKGFADVL, translated from the coding sequence ATGAATCCACACGCATCCCAACCGACCTCGCTCATGGCATTGGCGCGCAGCCTGTGGCGCAACCGGCAGCTCATTGTCCAGATGACGCGTCGCGAAGTCGCCGGCCGCTACAAAGGCTCTGTCCTGGGTCTGGCCTGGTCGTTCTTCAACCCGGTGTTCATGCTGGTGGTGTACACCTTTGTCTTCTCCGAAATCTTCAAGTCGCGCTGGGGAGGGGTCGGCGGCGATGAAAGCAAAACCCAGTTCGCTGTAATACTGTTCGTTGGCATGATCGTGATGAGCCTGTTTACCGAGGTGCTCAACCGCGCCCCCGGCCTGATTATTTCCAACGTCAATTATGTCAAGAAGGTCGTGTTCCCGATTGAGATACTGCCAGTCATTGCCATGGGCGCGGCATTGTTCCATAGCCTCATCAGCCTTGGCGTGCTGCTGGCCGCCTTTGCGCTATTCAATGGCTACCTGCACTGGACGGTGATTTTTGCCCCGCTGGTGGTGCTACCGCTGGTCATCCTCACCCTCGGCTTTGGCTGGATGCTGGCCTCCCTGGGCGTATTCCTGCGCGACGTGGGGCAAACCATCGCCATCATTACCACTGTGCTGATGTTTCTCACCCCTATCTTTTATCCGATCACTGCAGTGCCGGAAAGATTCCGCCCGTTCATCATGGCCAACCCGCTTACCTTCATCATCGAGCAAGCGCGTGAAGTGCTGATCTGGGGTCATCTGCCCAACTGGATGGGTTTGGGTATTTACACCCTTGTTGCCACCGTCATTGCATGGGCCGGCTACGCCTGGTTCCAGAAAACCAGGAAGGGGTTTGCCGATGTCCTCTAA
- a CDS encoding class I SAM-dependent methyltransferase: protein MSLPTPGPQALAHSTVLSRHIADAIHQAGGWISFARYMELALYAPGLGYYSGGAAKFGAAGDFVTAPEISPLFGRSLARQVAQVLQTCGGDVLEAGAGSGRLACDLLNELALLDCLPQRYYILEVSADLRERQRTTILQQAPQMLARVQWLDTLPATFTGCMVGNEVLDAMPVNLLRWTQGAVFERGVGWADNAFMWRDQALTAGRLYDAARALDVPADYLSEINLAASAFIRSLAQCLQRGALVLIDYGFGEREYYHAQRNQGTLMCHYRHRAHADPFYFPGLQDITAHVDFTAMAVAGIEAGMRLAGYTSQAQFLINCGITDLLALTPASDAGAYLPQASALQKLMSPAEMGELFKVIALCKGLDIALLGFIQGDRQRRL from the coding sequence ATGTCTTTGCCCACACCCGGCCCGCAAGCCCTCGCCCATAGTACCGTGCTCTCCCGCCATATAGCGGATGCCATTCACCAGGCCGGCGGCTGGATCAGTTTCGCCCGCTACATGGAGCTGGCGCTGTATGCGCCCGGCCTGGGCTATTACAGCGGCGGGGCAGCCAAATTCGGCGCGGCGGGGGATTTTGTCACCGCGCCGGAAATTTCTCCCCTGTTTGGCCGCAGCCTGGCGCGGCAGGTGGCGCAGGTGCTGCAAACCTGTGGCGGCGACGTGCTGGAAGCCGGTGCCGGAAGCGGGCGGCTGGCATGCGATCTGCTCAACGAACTGGCGCTGCTGGACTGCCTGCCGCAACGCTATTACATCCTCGAAGTGAGCGCCGACTTGCGTGAACGCCAGCGCACGACCATCCTGCAACAGGCACCGCAAATGCTGGCGCGGGTGCAGTGGCTGGATACATTGCCCGCAACTTTCACCGGTTGCATGGTGGGGAACGAAGTGCTGGACGCCATGCCGGTGAATCTGCTGCGCTGGACGCAGGGTGCCGTGTTCGAGCGTGGCGTGGGGTGGGCGGATAACGCCTTCATGTGGCGCGACCAGGCCCTTACCGCCGGGCGTTTGTATGATGCTGCGCGCGCGCTTGACGTACCCGCCGACTATCTCAGCGAAATCAATCTGGCGGCAAGCGCTTTCATCAGGAGCCTGGCGCAGTGCCTGCAGCGCGGCGCGCTGGTGTTGATCGACTATGGTTTTGGCGAGCGCGAGTACTATCACGCGCAACGCAATCAGGGCACGCTGATGTGCCATTACCGTCATCGTGCACACGCTGATCCGTTCTATTTTCCCGGCTTGCAGGACATCACCGCCCATGTGGATTTCACCGCGATGGCCGTAGCCGGCATCGAGGCGGGAATGCGTCTGGCAGGCTACACCAGCCAGGCGCAATTTCTCATCAACTGCGGCATAACAGATCTGCTGGCGCTCACTCCGGCAAGCGATGCCGGCGCGTATCTGCCCCAGGCCAGCGCATTGCAAAAACTGATGAGCCCCGCCGAGATGGGGGAACTGTTCAAGGTGATCGCCTTGTGCAAGGGCTTGGACATTGCCCTGCTGGGCTTTATCCAGGGCGACCGGCAGCGCAGACTGTAG
- a CDS encoding type II toxin-antitoxin system VapC family toxin, with protein sequence MRVFFDSSAFAKRYIQEAGTEIVLLRCDRATEIGLAVIALPEIISAFCRLQREGKITQIQYQQLKQSLLSDVEDLAICDLTTEVIHQSILSLESNALRGMGAIHIGCAVAFQAEIFVSADKRQCEAAACAGLKVEKA encoded by the coding sequence ATGCGGGTTTTCTTTGATTCGTCCGCATTCGCCAAGCGCTACATACAGGAGGCCGGTACAGAAATAGTGTTGTTGCGGTGTGACCGCGCTACAGAAATTGGGCTGGCTGTCATCGCCCTACCTGAGATTATTTCGGCTTTCTGTCGCCTGCAACGCGAAGGGAAAATTACGCAGATCCAATACCAACAGTTAAAGCAATCACTACTATCAGACGTTGAAGACTTGGCGATTTGCGATTTGACCACCGAAGTTATTCATCAATCAATTTTGAGCCTGGAATCCAATGCGCTTCGCGGGATGGGCGCGATCCATATTGGTTGCGCCGTGGCATTCCAAGCCGAGATATTTGTATCGGCAGATAAGCGCCAATGCGAAGCTGCGGCATGCGCCGGACTCAAGGTGGAAAAAGCCTGA
- a CDS encoding nucleotidyltransferase family protein — protein MKPSVALDQKRNAVRALASHFRVANPRVFGSVLHGSDHDGSDLDLLVDALPGATLFDLGGLQVELEELLGVPVDLRTPGDLPSRFRDQVLAEATPV, from the coding sequence ATGAAACCTTCTGTTGCACTTGACCAGAAACGCAATGCTGTGCGCGCTTTGGCAAGCCACTTTCGCGTCGCCAACCCGCGTGTGTTCGGTTCCGTGCTGCACGGCAGCGACCACGACGGCAGTGACCTGGATTTGCTAGTAGACGCATTGCCCGGCGCTACCCTGTTCGACCTTGGCGGCTTGCAAGTCGAATTGGAAGAACTGCTCGGCGTCCCTGTCGATCTGCGTACCCCCGGCGACTTGCCATCGAGGTTCCGCGATCAAGTGCTTGCGGAGGCCACTCCGGTATGA
- a CDS encoding rhamnosyltransferase WsaF family glycosyltransferase, translating into MIDHIYKVYCYWRTHGTATLRQLIFRKLAYKFRRPTDQFQHPTEQFLDSKPDHNRAIDVAQISHARFQAVTPLRTYFLPESQTRRVNIVTDSISSGSLFGGVGTALIFAALLANKLNAQLRIITRTERAKPENVDHVLLLYGIKLEHEVQFKFAAFYDQKYELDIVKDDLFITTSWWTTAATLPSVPNDKIIYLLQEDERMFYPFGDDRLRCETILRNRNIRFLINTKLLFDYLVHDGFDNIAAQGMWFEPAFPVQVFHPGAKDQGGKRKFFFYARPNNLRNLFYLGIEVIEQAIVQQVLDLEHWEIFLIGKDIPTVTFNDGYTPIKCENFSWSEYAELVGTVDLGLSLMYTPHPSYPPLDLVASGAVVVTNRFANKRDLSDYSANLICADLDHNALVDALRQAVAIAMDSRVREQNYRNNGLLTDWQQALDGIIQQLSGEA; encoded by the coding sequence TTGATTGATCACATCTACAAGGTTTATTGCTATTGGCGCACTCATGGGACCGCTACACTACGACAGCTCATTTTTCGTAAGCTGGCATATAAATTCCGGCGTCCTACCGATCAATTCCAGCATCCTACTGAGCAATTTCTGGATTCAAAGCCTGACCACAACAGGGCTATAGACGTTGCGCAAATTTCTCATGCCCGCTTCCAGGCGGTCACACCTTTGCGCACCTATTTTTTGCCGGAGTCACAGACACGTCGCGTAAACATCGTGACCGACAGTATCAGTAGTGGCAGCTTGTTTGGTGGCGTAGGTACCGCCCTGATTTTTGCGGCGCTTCTTGCAAATAAATTGAATGCACAGTTGCGGATTATTACCCGTACGGAACGCGCTAAACCTGAAAATGTTGACCATGTCCTGTTGCTATATGGCATAAAGCTAGAACACGAAGTCCAGTTCAAGTTTGCAGCGTTTTACGATCAAAAGTACGAACTTGATATTGTCAAGGACGATTTGTTCATAACCACTTCATGGTGGACCACCGCAGCCACATTACCGAGTGTGCCTAACGACAAAATCATTTATTTGCTGCAAGAAGATGAGCGGATGTTTTATCCATTTGGTGATGATCGGCTTAGGTGCGAAACAATTTTACGCAATCGTAATATCCGTTTTCTAATCAATACTAAATTGTTGTTCGACTACTTGGTCCATGACGGCTTTGATAATATTGCCGCTCAAGGAATGTGGTTCGAACCAGCTTTTCCGGTCCAAGTTTTTCATCCTGGAGCAAAGGATCAAGGCGGCAAGCGCAAGTTTTTCTTCTATGCTAGACCGAACAATCTGCGTAATCTTTTCTATCTGGGCATTGAGGTCATTGAGCAAGCGATCGTGCAGCAGGTTCTGGATCTTGAACATTGGGAGATTTTTCTGATCGGGAAAGATATTCCAACAGTGACGTTCAACGACGGCTACACACCGATCAAATGCGAAAATTTCTCATGGTCAGAATATGCGGAACTGGTGGGTACGGTCGATCTTGGGTTGAGTCTAATGTATACACCCCATCCGAGTTATCCACCGCTCGATCTGGTGGCAAGTGGTGCTGTAGTGGTCACTAATCGATTCGCCAACAAACGTGATTTGAGCGACTATTCTGCGAATTTAATTTGTGCGGATCTGGACCACAATGCGCTCGTCGATGCGCTCCGGCAGGCGGTGGCCATTGCAATGGATTCCCGCGTACGCGAGCAAAATTATCGCAACAACGGGCTTCTCACTGACTGGCAACAGGCGTTAGATGGAATCATTCAACAATTATCCGGAGAGGCCTGA
- a CDS encoding nucleotidyltransferase family protein — translation MRLSQKTQKIIRDTVHEIFGVEANVKLFGSRINDDARDGDIDLLVELPRSPRSWNAKPCDWSPGCSYASATSLSMFWCLTP, via the coding sequence ATGCGGCTTTCCCAGAAAACACAGAAAATTATCCGCGATACCGTCCATGAGATTTTCGGTGTCGAGGCGAATGTGAAACTGTTCGGATCAAGGATTAACGACGATGCACGGGACGGCGATATTGATCTGCTCGTTGAGCTGCCTCGATCACCGCGGAGCTGGAACGCAAAACCATGCGATTGGTCGCCAGGCTGCAGTTACGCATCGGCGACCAGCCTATCGATGTTCTGGTGCTTGACCCCTTAA
- a CDS encoding type II toxin-antitoxin system PemK/MazF family toxin — protein sequence MPDRQAVIWIDCNPQVGQEMRDIHPFLVLSPRIFNEKTSLVLGLPLTTATYNADNPFAVAAGQARGRKAGQTSYVLCHQPKSFDWRLRGAKPHPIGSLADGLFAQVCERLNQIIRVG from the coding sequence GTGCCTGATCGCCAAGCGGTCATCTGGATTGACTGCAACCCGCAAGTTGGCCAGGAAATGCGGGATATTCATCCATTTCTGGTACTCTCGCCACGCATTTTTAACGAGAAAACTTCGCTGGTCCTCGGCCTGCCCCTGACCACGGCAACATACAATGCCGATAATCCTTTTGCCGTGGCGGCCGGACAAGCCAGGGGACGCAAGGCAGGGCAGACCAGTTATGTGCTCTGCCACCAGCCCAAGTCCTTTGATTGGCGTTTACGCGGAGCCAAGCCACATCCGATCGGGTCATTGGCCGACGGCCTGTTTGCACAGGTATGTGAGCGCCTGAATCAGATCATCCGTGTGGGTTAG
- a CDS encoding ABC transporter ATP-binding protein, translated as MSSNDIAIRVQNLSKCYQIYDTPRDRLKQFFAPRLQSLVGQTSKQYFREFWALKDISFEIKKGETVGIIGRNGSGKSTLLQIICGTLTPTSGSVETRGRIAALLELGSGFNPEFTGRENVYMNAAVLGLSKEEIDARFDDIAAFADIGDFIEQPVKTYSSGMTVRLAFAVIAHVDADILVIDEALSVGDAFFTQKCMRFLRKFMEKGTVLFVSHDTGAVINFCQRAIWLNKGISKYQGEPKDVAQKYLAELYESQQGESVAVPNVSHSDNSLPTGQLRDMRLDFINTTNHRNDIELFSFVPDAASFGKGGGNITLVQLLDETGQPLAWVVGGEKVRLIITCLANTNMFSPIIGFLVNDRLGQPIFGDNTFNFSKQSPLIISSGEKFEAEFEFRMPILPMGDYSITVALAEGTQQDHIQHHWVHDALSLKSHSSSVSTGLVGVPMSNVSVSVR; from the coding sequence ATGTCCTCTAACGATATCGCCATCCGCGTCCAGAACCTTAGCAAGTGCTACCAGATCTACGACACCCCGCGCGACCGGCTCAAGCAGTTTTTCGCCCCTCGTCTGCAAAGCTTGGTCGGGCAAACGTCCAAGCAATACTTTCGCGAGTTCTGGGCACTCAAAGACATTTCGTTCGAGATCAAGAAAGGCGAGACTGTCGGCATCATTGGCCGAAATGGTTCTGGCAAGTCTACCCTGCTGCAAATCATCTGTGGCACGCTCACGCCCACCAGTGGCAGCGTGGAAACCCGAGGCCGCATTGCCGCACTGCTGGAGCTGGGCTCCGGTTTCAACCCCGAATTCACCGGGCGTGAAAACGTCTACATGAACGCCGCCGTGCTCGGCTTGAGCAAGGAAGAAATCGACGCACGCTTTGACGACATTGCCGCTTTTGCAGACATAGGGGATTTCATAGAGCAGCCGGTTAAAACCTATTCCAGCGGGATGACGGTACGCTTGGCGTTTGCCGTCATCGCTCATGTGGATGCGGATATCTTGGTGATTGATGAGGCATTGTCTGTAGGCGATGCCTTTTTCACCCAAAAGTGCATGCGCTTTTTGCGAAAATTCATGGAAAAAGGGACGGTGTTATTTGTTAGCCATGACACAGGTGCAGTAATTAATTTTTGTCAGCGAGCCATCTGGTTAAATAAAGGCATTTCAAAATACCAAGGTGAGCCTAAAGATGTGGCACAAAAGTACCTTGCTGAATTGTATGAGTCTCAACAAGGTGAAAGTGTAGCGGTACCCAATGTGAGTCATAGTGATAATAGTTTACCTACTGGGCAACTGCGTGACATGCGCTTGGACTTCATAAACACAACAAACCACAGGAATGATATAGAGCTTTTTAGCTTTGTACCCGACGCAGCGAGTTTTGGAAAAGGCGGCGGTAACATTACTTTAGTGCAATTGCTTGATGAAACTGGCCAGCCTTTGGCATGGGTAGTGGGTGGTGAAAAGGTGAGGCTTATAATTACCTGCCTTGCAAATACCAACATGTTTAGCCCGATTATAGGTTTCCTTGTCAATGATCGATTGGGGCAGCCAATTTTTGGTGACAATACATTCAACTTTTCTAAACAATCACCGCTTATTATTTCTTCAGGTGAAAAGTTTGAAGCTGAGTTTGAATTTAGAATGCCCATCCTCCCAATGGGTGACTATTCGATCACTGTCGCGTTAGCGGAAGGAACCCAGCAAGATCATATTCAGCATCATTGGGTGCATGATGCACTCTCGCTGAAATCACATAGCAGCAGTGTAAGCACAGGATTGGTTGGGGTGCCGATGAGCAACGTTAGTGTGAGTGTTAGATGA
- a CDS encoding AbrB/MazE/SpoVT family DNA-binding domain-containing protein: MAEAVLDIKQWGNSLGVRLPASVAREAHLRVDQRVRISVEGGQVVITPVPDAPLTLEQRLARFDPARHGGEVMASQAVGAERW; the protein is encoded by the coding sequence ATGGCCGAAGCCGTTCTTGATATTAAGCAGTGGGGTAATAGTCTGGGTGTCCGGCTGCCTGCGTCGGTCGCCCGTGAAGCGCATCTGCGCGTTGACCAGCGGGTGCGTATTTCGGTGGAAGGCGGGCAGGTGGTCATTACGCCAGTCCCGGATGCTCCGCTTACCCTTGAGCAACGGCTGGCACGCTTTGACCCGGCGCGGCACGGTGGTGAAGTGATGGCAAGTCAAGCTGTCGGGGCAGAGCGTTGGTAG